The stretch of DNA TCATACTCCCAGTACAAGATTCCAAACTCCTACTCGATCATCGACGCTGCCATGGTATCAGACATCAGCACCTTCCGTTTCGGAGTGTCTTCAGCTTCCCTTGGCATGGCTAAATGTCACACCTTGGAATCGAAATTCTCTGCACTACAAAAAGCTGGATATGCGTATGCGCAGGTAGGCTTTGGAGACTATGTTTCATGGGTTCGCTCAAGGCGGCCCGGTCTGTGAGTACGCCGCCTTGAGCGAACCTCCTTGTTTGCCTAGCGACAGTATGGAACACTGGCCCATAAAGATGAGGCTGACTTGGGATCTTTGCCACAGTCCACCTTCAAGTTGCCCGCCGGAGTGGAAAGAGGCCGATGAGCCCGATCCAAGTGACGAAGAAATCTGGCAGGCTCTCTACCAAGAAGCTCCGGAACTCATCAGCCTTGCAACCAATTATGGACTTCGAATTCTGGCGCTTCAACCCCTGAACCAGTTTGACGGATGGCCTGAAGGGTCAGTGAGAGCTGAATGGGTGCGACGTAAAGCCGAACGGTGGCTCCCCCTTTGTTCGAAGCTAGAAGTGGAACTCCTTCAGGTAATTTACATTCTGCACTGAATCTTTGTGTCAAAGTGCTCATCTTGTATCTTTATCAGGTTGGAGCAAACGATTATGCCGACGCAGACGCTTCGGATGAGAAAACAGCGGAAGACATGAGATGGCTCGCCGAACTAGGAGCAAAACAGAATCCACCAGTGAAGATCGCCTATGAAGTGTGGTGCTTCTCCAAGAGAGTTAATACCTGGGAGCATACATGGAAAATAGTGCAATTAGGAGTAAGTGACTTGCAAAACCCAATGCAGCCGGCACTGATGAACTTGAAATCTTATCAGGACCACCCCAACCTTGGCCTATGTCTCGATGTCGCCCACTTTCCACTTGCTCCTTCTTACGGATGGGTTCCAACTACAGGAGAGGGCTGGTCTGATAGCCAGTACAATGAGATGATCTCCAGGCTCAAAAAAGTACCTGGGAACAAGATCTTTTACCTCGAGATTTCAGATGTACTCAAGCCGGTAAGACCTCTTGGTCAGGGTTCTCCCTTCGATGCCTGGCGAGAGAAAAACAGGCCGGCCAGAGGTGATATATTTGTTTGGACGGTCTGCGGCCGACCACTCCCTTACGTAGGAAAGAACGCTGGTAGGAGTGTCGATAATGAGGACGACATGGGCGGTGCTAGAGTTTTTGAATCGGTTCAGGCGGTACTCAGTACCGGTTTCAAAGGTGTGTTTTTAGAAGAATATGCCAAGATTGCTGGCTGACACCATTCAGGACCCATCATGTGGGAGTTCTTCGAAGCGATGACaatggagaaagatgaCCCTTCCATTCCTGACATATACGCTCAGGCGTGCGTGAAGGCAGAGACGCAACTCAAGGCGCGCTTGCCACGTCTGAGTGAATAGTCAGGCACGTATGCAGTCTTAATTGTAAGGCCGGGGGTACGTAAGAAGCAAGTTGTGTTGGTGTAGGTGGGACCGATAATCGTAGTACGGATGGAGGTATTTGCGTCTAAATGCATATGAGAATTGATACAATCCAGCCGCGCTCTCTACTCGGCGTGTCTCACTTTCTTTCACACTGTCCTTTCGACCAACATCCTTCCAATGTTGGGACCCTAATCTACTGATAGTTCCTGATAGATATGACTTTTAACCCCGCGTTCTACGTGATAGCGCGAATGGGGCAGATCAATCAATTAGGAGATAAAGACATGTTTAGAAAATGGGTATATACATTCGCGCAGCATAAGGTAAATCTTAACGAAGGATAAATCAGAATCTGGAAGTACCATTGAAAGCAAGGATGGTCATATCAGATTAACAACCTCTTAAGATAATAGAATAATCCCAAATTTAGCATTTCAGTCTTTTCAAATGAACTTTCTTCTAAACCTCAagcgagaaaaaaaaattcGCTCAAAGTTCTCACATCCCCTTCTGCAACAACTCGTCGagttccatctcctttaCCTCAACCAATAATCAAGCGATCTATTAGAGATATTCTCTCTCCATTTCCAATCAATACTTCAAGCAATTCATCTTCGCTTCTATAGTCGAACGAAAACGAAATCCTCCCATGTAGGTGAATCACCTCCAAAGAGGAATAGAACAACCCCTTATAAACCTCTAAACCTCTTAAAGGGGCTGGCCCTTCTTTAACACCGATACGTATGATAGCGGCAGAAACCCGATTTGAGATTACTTAATAACTTGATTGCACTTCTTGTTCGCCTATATGAGCAACATATGATATGTGACGTTGACTCTCCAAGACAATACATGACTTTTATGACAACAAGAattttttggtttttttaTGAAAATAACATACACTGAGATTTCCCACGCCAACTACGGCGACACACCAAGACAACacgaagaaaaaaagaggaaaggaaaattCAATACTGCTTTTCCTCTTACTACTACAGTCCACTTGCGACCGGCTCCACTCGCTCGATATGACTTGTTTCAGGCTTGGCCCCAAGATAATCAACAACTTGACCTGACTCTCCCCCTTCAGCGTTATATCTCTTCTGAGCTTCGGCTTTTTCTCGTCGCATCTTCACGGACTTCTTGACTCCGAAATCATCGTCGAATAGACTGAAAGCTTCGTCGATAGATAGGCCCTCTAATGAGTGAAATAGGCATCGCCAACAGGTAATAAGCcatccattcttctctcggtatgaaaaataaataaacTCACTCGTTTCTGGATAACAATAGTAGGCTAGCACGTAACCGATCACTACGAACCCTAGGTAAAGACCATAAGTACCGCTTGGAGTCAAAGTCTCAAGCCTGTCACGTGTATTATTAGCCATCATTGAACAATACGCAGGGTTACAGTACACTTACTcagaaaggaaagacaCAGCAACCACCAAGTTGGCAGAGAAGCTGGCAGTCGTACTAATGGCACTACCGATAGCACGGATCTCCAAAGCGAGATATTCTGATTGATACCAACAGATATGGGCATATGTTGAGCCGAATCCCATAACAAAGATGACGATACCCGCGATGACAAGACCGACATCTCTCTGGTTGTAGACGAAACCTTCAACAAGGAAACCACCGGTCTCCTTACACATAACTGCAAATAGATTATGTAAGCGCTACGGTCTAATTGTGACATCTAAGGATCGACTCACAGTAGAATGCGATCAGACACCAGATCAGGCCAATGATCTGCCATTTGTcagatatcatcatcgttcATATCAAGAAAGAACTTACCATCAGCGGGCCAAATTTCATAAGCAGCCCTCGTCGCCCGATTCTGTCAACAAAGAGCATACCCACAAGCTAGTGCACCAAGTCTCAGTTCAAATCCCATCTGCCATACCATGTCAAACTTACCAGGAAGAAGGTATTGGTGATGGAAGGAATCAATCCTCCTAAAGAAGCGTTGGAGAGGCCAACCAGGCCGAACAACGTGCCGGCATAGTACAGCAGGGTATTGTAACTAACAAAAAGATCAACATGAATTTTTTTCCTCAGAGCGTGCATGAAATAAACAACGTACCCTGTGAACTGACCGAATACCTGAATCATGCAAACGGTCAAAATAGATCGACGGTAGGGCTTGTGACACCAAAGTTTCTTGGCACGTTGAGCCCATGTGGTTGAGCGTTCGAGAACAGTAGTTGCCTGGACATGAGCCTTGACGATTTCAAGTTTGAGTTCGATGACCTCATGAGAAGCGTATCGGTAGATTTGTTTGAGAACCTCACGAGCGCGATCATCTTGTCCACGCAGAATCAAAACTCGAGGAGATTCGGGGAGTTTGTGCATCAGGCAGAGCTGGAGCAAAGATGGCACAACACCGAGACCGACTGCATACAAAGTCAGACAAATTTTCACTGGCGTGCACACCTTGACATCTTACTCACATAAGATTCGCCAGTTGTATTTGACGTCTTTTAAACCCGCTCCGATAGCAACGGATACTGTCTGTCCGAAGGGAATAAAGAAACCGCTAGACGAGTGAGAAATGTCAACTAGGTGTGTTTTAGATCTCATAAGAGCCCCCACTTACTTCGTGCCCACACAACGACCACGAACAGCGGTCGGTGCCAATTCGGTGATATAGAGGGGACAAATGATAGCCGCACCTCCGACTCCGACACCAAGAACCAAACGACCGGCAGTGAGCTGACCGAGGGAGAAACTCGACGCAATGATGATTGCACCAGCAGTGAAGCTACAAGATATTAACATATGCCCTCATCATGAAGTTTAGTGCAATGAGATTACACTCACAACAAATCAGAGATCAATAAACACCATTTACGACCCCATTTATCGGCGAAGTAACCCAAAATTGCAGCGCCGAAGATGGCACCGATTGTGGTAGCGGCGGTAGCAATCTCTTGCTCAGGAGATGAAAGTGCGTGACCGAGATCAGTACCAACGTAAGGTAGGGCGATACCAACGACACCGGTATCATATCCATACAGGAAACCGCCCAGAGCAGCCTAGGTAGTCAAATGAGTATCCGAGCATTAGTTGCGCGTGTACACTTACCGATCCAATCAAAAAAACCAGATAAGGTGTCATTTTGTCCTCATTTTCAGCTTGAATGACAGCCTCATCCTGTCACATAGGTGATATAAGTTTACGTCCCTGTACGTCACAAAAAAAGGGCTAAGGTTTACGATGAGCTGTCCTTCGTGCGTGAGTCCGCTTGATGTCGCTTCAGCCTTCATCTCGGATGGCGGCAAAGAGCTGCTCGATAATGTTGCGACAGGCGCAATTTCGTCGGAGTTCATTTTAATTTGCTTTGCGTAAGTTgcaagagatgatggtTCTGTTTGAGACACTTGAGTATTTATACAAACAATGATTTCCCTGTTCGCCTCTGCAGGCACTTTTGGGGGCCCACTGGGGTTCTCCATTGTTGGTGGTATTCAGGATTTCATCATATCCGCCGATCATGATATAATAATCTCCCGATCAGAACAGGCCCATGTTAAACGGCGACGGAAACAAGTCTAAAGTTAGCCTTGTAGGCTGCTTCCTGCGTTTCTTGCTCATTAACAAAGATTCATTCATTATTACTTAGAACAGATCTTAAGGGCTCCAGAACCGCTGATAAGCGGTCGGGAGCTCCTTCGGCGGGGCGGGGTGTTTGTTATCATGTGACATGAAAATCATTAAAATCGGCAATATGGTCAGCTGCCTGATAATAACGATGGCAGAGACCGACTGAAGTGCTAATAAATGTCGGAGCCCCCGCCCAGGTCCCCGCAAAAAAAATGATCGAATACGTCGGGCCGTCCCGCTGGTGCCCGGGGCCGACATGGTCCCTTAGAGATACCAATCCTTCAATCGGCCGATTATGTCGCGGGATTGTGATTGAACGAAGGGATGTTATTTTGTGCAGTGACGTCACACCCATCGAAAGATAAGAAAGTTGACCCTGGAAGGCATCCGGAAGCCCTTATATATGTCTTTACGTAAGTAGATGGCGGATGGCCTTTCGCTACACCGCAAGCGGCGCAAGGGGCAGGCAAGGCTCAGGTTTTTTACATCAACCCCCCAGATTCGCTGCCTCCAGAAATGGGAGGGGTGGTGTGCTGGCTTGTAAAGTGACACACGTGGCTTCCACGTGGACATATGATTGTCAGCACTTTGCGACCAGAACAACAAGAGGATTGGGAGATCACATAatataataataatagaGATTGTTCCAGTTGCTAGTCGTAACCGCCCTAACGTCCTCTGCATGCATCTTCCCTTTTAGATAGTGTGGTCTAGGATAGTGAGCAATACTTATGTATATGTATGTATTGCCATGTATGATATAAACATAAACATGTGGAGATTATCAAACACCAGTCAGCAttctctgcctcttcttcctttctccttctgttTTCCTGACATTCCTTGTTAGATCTGAGGAGATGGCCGAGGTAGTAGTTCCCTTGCTAGCTCTTATTAATAGCTGGGATGCCAGTTCAGTATTCAATACGCTACAGAAGATATATCGCCTGCCGTCTATGAAATAAGACTTTCCTGCATTGGTGTTTGCAGAACTCGGGGGCCTGCAAGAAGGGGAGACATCAGGTGCTAGAGAACAGATCGTCACAGAAGTGAAATGTAAAAATAAGACTCGTTAGGTGACATCCCGGCGCCCTCCCAGCCTGTCAGACTCGGGCGAGGGGGTCAGAGAGTGGGGGGTGGGGAGTGGtaggggaaggggaagggggggTTGGTTGTCTCGATGTAACCACTCAGAAGTCGCCTGCTCCTTGCTCGACAGAGAACTCATAAGATGTTTTTTTGATACTGTAAAGCAGGTATCAAAATAGGCTCGCGTTAGTCTGTGTGCTTAATCTTTGCACCGACCCAAGTTGATTCCCATTTTCCCATTACATTTATTATTTTAGTGGTTAATTATGTACAGCAACGAATAGTGGTAGAGTTGCATGCAGTATCGAAAATTATGAAAACAAAGCAGCCTTAACTGAATGAGGCCGAATATTCCGTTCCCCTCCCAATGAGAATAAATAATCCTCCTCAAAATTGTCCATTAAACCAATCCTTCGTTCTATCTGTTATTATCATAATATCGTCCTCCCATCTCTGTCTCACCCAAGTCCCTTTTGAGGATCTCGCACCGTTGATCTGCATCAACCTCTCCAACTCAAAGCCACCATTGAAGGCGATATGCCCAAGCTTCCCAACGCCGCGAAACAGAGCTACGAACGTGAATTCATGAGCAAATTCGTTTTCCTGAGATAAAGACAAATTCTGTCAAGAGTCATGCCTTGGGATTTGTgtatgatgatggcaaAGACTAGTTGATGAGGATCTGAATGCTATTACAGGCAAATCCATTATATCATGGAGGTGATTGGAAACGCAATGGTGGTTCAAGACATTCCATACCCGCTTCCTCACAAAAATCTCCCAAATGGGTTGCCTAGAATGGGGAAGGATATATAAGTAAAGATTCTTTTTCGTATATGGAAGATCTCATCGGGATCCATTCCATATTGTTGTAGCCATTAAAATTTGTCCTTCATAAATAAGAGGCTGTCCAACGCTTACACTTCCCTTCCCTAGTGACATCTGAACCAAATCATCGCTCGTTGCACGTGATGCATGTACCTACCGTTATCTTGCTCTGAAAGGTCTTGATGCAGTTGATAGCGAGCACAGTATGTTGTGGGATAGCAGGTGTGTCAACATCATGCGTGAAGGGTATACACAAAGGAGGGATGGTTCTTCGGCATTCAATACAGGTGTCATATAATTCGCTGTCAGCCTCGAAATGTCCTTGCAGAAAAGATTTGTCAGAGAGGCACATTTGATAGGTCGATCAGGTCGTGGTGGGTTGCCGGAGCTGTTgatcatcctcgtcttcatcatcaaacCGTGCAGGAGCGTGAAGTTCACGTCTTGgtcaatgaagaggagTAGGCTGTTGCTCAGGGACATGGAGTTGCTGACCACCTTCGTTTTCATCGTCCATCTGTGTTGGAGGCCGGCATTCACGTCTCGGATGACGGAGAGCAGGATACTGGCCACTTGGAAAGCGATCAGAGGGAAGTAAATTGGGAGGCTCAGCCTGAGGACTGTCGACAACGTCGGGCGCGATCAGATGTAGAGGGGATGTCGCCAATATCTAAAGTTGTAGTACGTTTACTCATTGTCGTGGAGCGGTGGTAGGAGGTACAGCACTTAATGACTGCACGACATATAGGTAGAGAATCAAGAGAGTAACAGGACGAACGAAGAATGAAAAACGCGACGCGTTTTTGTACCAAGTCGCGTCGATGAAGTGCATG from Cryptococcus neoformans var. neoformans B-3501A chromosome 7, whole genome shotgun sequence encodes:
- a CDS encoding hypothetical protein (HMMPfam hit to Sugar_tr, Sugar (and other) transporter, score: 346.8, E(): 2.8e-101) gives rise to the protein MENPSGPPKVPAEANREIIVCINTQVSQTEPSSLATYAKQIKMNSDEIAPVATLSSSSLPPSEMKAEATSSGLTHEGQLIDEAVIQAENEDKMTPYLVFLIGSAALGGFLYGYDTGVVGIALPYVGTDLGHALSSPEQEIATAATTIGAIFGAAILGYFADKWGRKWCLLISDLFFTAGAIIIASSFSLGQLTAGRLVLGVGVGGAAIICPLYITELAPTAVRGRCVGTNGFFIPFGQTVSVAIGAGLKDVKYNWRILFGLGVVPSLLQLCLMHKLPESPRVLILRGQDDRAREVLKQIYRYASHEVIELKLEIVKAHVQATTVLERSTTWAQRAKKLWCHKPYRRSILTVCMIQVFGQFTGYNTLLYYAGTLFGLVGLSNASLGGLIPSITNTFFLLVGMLFVDRIGRRGLLMKFGPLMIIGLIWCLIAFYFMCKETGGFLVEGFVYNQRDVGLVIAGIVIFVMGFGSTYAHICWYQSEYLALEIRAIGSAISTTASFSANLVVAVSFLSELETLTPSGTYGLYLGFVVIGYVLAYYCYPETKGLSIDEAFSLFDDDFGVKKSVKMRREKAEAQKRYNAEGGESGQVVDYLGAKPETSHIERVEPVASGL